The DNA window GGTGGGAAAAGCCACCAGCTAcagaaatgtttttctttttcacaagaACCGATGCTTAAAAGACGTTATCGGTGTTCCCAGCCTATCATAATAATGAGCTCCAAAAACTGCTGATTCTCCGTGACAAGGATTTATCACCTGACAGTTGACATGCTGCCTGTCAAATGAAGGAGTTAAAGTTCAGGATAACAATCTGACTTGTCatattttatccaaaacaaaagatcatatgattttctcaaatagAATATAGAGCTTGTCACTGCTGAATTAAGTATgttctttaaataatatttttttagtttttaaaatttatttttaactacattaaaataattttaaaataaaaaataataattctaaacaaaaaaaatcaaaattttgaaaacatgCAGCCAGGAGTTTTCCTAACACGCTCTAAGAATTGTCTATCAGAACAACTCGGGATCGTGCCAAAGTCAGAACAAAGCTCCCGTTTATTGCACATCAAAGGAGGGAGGTTTAGCAGCACAGAACAAAGAAAGCAACAATAACCGATCCCCTAATGCTGAGCATACTTCAATACAGACTGTCGGAAGATCTCATTTAACTTCACACTGACAGGAGAGCCAAGTTGACTCCCTCATTGTATGGAGTTGGTCTTGTCAAAGTTGGCAGAAATGCAGAGATGTCACTCCACAACGGCCAACAAATCACCAGCTTTGCAAAAGCAATGCTTAGCATCTGTTCCCAAATCAACCTGCACAGTTTCAGGAATCTAATAAGAACGCATCCAGAAAAATGCACAATTAGAAAATACAACGGGTCTGATGACCATCATCTCAATGGTCAGACATGCAAATTGCAGAGGAATCAATGTTACACCTACAAAGGTCAAAATCTGCAGGTACATGCATATGTTAATAACTTCCGGGGAAGCTAGGTTGTCATGGCCTAGGTAGAACCAAAAACCACCAGCCAACTCCAAATAATCACATAGAATAAAGGCATTGACTAGATTCTACAAACAAACAACATTTCTATCTAGGGAGTAGAAAGAAATTGTATCACTgtcataaatacaaaaatatctgTCATAGTCCCCTGTCTAAATGATGGCATACTCTGCACATCATATGCACTCAACAAGAAGAGAAATCTGTAAGGGGTTAACTCCAAAACTAGTTGGTATTGTGAAGGTTGCAAGAAAGCAAGCATTTTCATCCACCAAGCCACAATAATCGGGTGATAAAATTCAGGAGGCCAGGGAAAAAGGCCTCATAGCTAGCATGTGCTCAGATGGGACCTCTTGTGTGAGGTttgatgtataattttatagtcAACTATTCCAACATATTAATCTGACAGACTCAACATGCTGTCTTCCAGAAATTCAAGGGGGATTTGATCTTCATGCAAACAGGAAAAAACTTCAGAAGCAAACTCACTGAATTCACGCGTGAGATGGAAGTTTCTCCGAATGGTAATGCTACTTACCTCATAAGCATTGATGTCTGAGAAAAGAACCTGCAAAATAAGGTACGTAAATCAAAATGATCACAGCTATAGTTGtaggaatgaaaaaaatcagTGAATAGCAGAATTAACAACACAAAAACCAGCAAGATGGGTCGATCGTTAATGAAGCAAGTGGTATTTGTTTACCCTCTTTCCAGCCTCCACTTCCCCAGCCTCAGCACCAACAGATAAAACCTAAAACGGAAAACTCAAGCAGTAAACATTAATGTCGATAGCAAGCAGAAAAATCAATCTATCCTGCCTcgtgaaaacaaattaattttacattacACATAATTCATACCTCTCCCATTAGATACCGCTCAAATTTAACAGCTGATTTGGGCAACAAAACCCCACCAGACGATTTCTATGACGCGAAACACACCAATCAGCACAACTACTTTAAAAAATTGGATATCTATGACATTGGGAAATGGCCATCACGAAATGAAATACGAAAGAGGAAACTGCAGTACTGCCTTACCTCAGGTAGGTCCTCGAGACGGATAACAACTCTATCAGCTTGTGGAGCAACCAGCAGTAATACCCAACATACTTGAACTAAATTCAAAGCTTAAAAACAatgataggataaaaaaaaaggcaacaacaaattagagaaagtaataaaaagaaaaaccttagcAGGTTCCCATTTCTTGGAAACTGCGTTGATTCTTAGATTGGTTTATTtactggaaatttttttttttttttttaaagtgaattccggaaaagttaattattttccgatgtttggtagtgtaatgaaaaatatattgtaaaatacttttcaatgtttcattatgtcatggaaaataagctggaaaataacttattaatgttttttttttcaagtttattaaaataatgaggaacaaatcttataaattaaaaagttgaatgagaatgaaattgaaaaaaatatataattttataaattatctcaaataaaataaataataatcaaaataatagagatcaaatctaaaaaattaaaaaattaaaagatgaagaaattaaaataataataattaccattttataaattatttcaaataaaataagtaacaatcaaaagaatgaagaccaaatttaatagataaaaaatttcaattaaaaaataataagaaaaaagcaaataataattataaaaatgaggaccaaagttaatataaaaattaaattctaagggatgaaattgaaaaacaaatattcaaaacaaaatatatatagcaatcaaaagtttgaggaccaaatttgatataatcagtaaataatatgatatttttaaatttttcacaactttcagaaagtgttttccgcccaaaataaaaggaaaacactttcgtggaaactaagccaaatttttctttatctagaaagtgttttccgttgatcaacttttctaatgacaaataaatacatgaaaatttaaaaaataatttttcagaaatcactttttaataaacaaatacacCCTAACAAATTTAGCGAAAAAGAAAGAGTATGCACATTAAATTTTCAAGACAGAAGTAAAGAGAGAGAATTAGAGACCTTCGAGTTTGAGTCGAGAGAGAGAAGAACGCTTGGTTGTTGTTGgtaccaaggttgtcaatttcattCCGTTTCGTtcggaatggccgaaacatttcataccaattcaaaaaatgaaacaaaacggaacaattttcatctcattttaaatctcggtccgttctgGATTTTTCAGCTAAATTTCGGtcggaacgttccggtttcatttcacatgttccgttccgcttttgaaaagtcattgaatcaaattgaaccttattcaatttaattaattaaaccacccaagtataaaaagctctttttcattactattttcaataacaatgatattaataataatattaaaaattattattactattttcattaacaatgatattaattttttaaaattagatttatcactaatatatatggtttatattcatgttgttttttttttcatgtttatactttgtaggaatttgagcaaaataatggatgctttagattccattagccttgataacattgacataactttatatttaaaatatttgtgtttaaatattttatagtttgatattttgtttaagttgaattactttaagttaaagatctatttaatcttgactatttagaaatattttaaaatttaaaattatatttgtttagcattatatgtttgtattgcataatttataattaatttatcttgaatttgaattatgtttattgtGAATAGTACAACCCCGAAACAACACGCCGAAACACTTCAAAACTGAAAATGGTTGGGAGGGGGGTATTTTAAATTTGCGTAGAGCgctattctttccttttcttatttatacgttgtcttttatatttttaaagatataatGAAATTATTCATTTACCTTTACCCTTACCCTTAAAAGAAGAATTTTTAGAATTGACATCAAGAggttttatttgtcattttatttgcctcgtaacatttaaaaaaacaaaaaaagttgatgAGCGAGCGAGGTTGTAAAAAACTTCAATGGATCTTAGACTTTAACAATTGATAAATGGCGGGTTCTCTTGTGCATCAACAGAACAAAATTATCGATATACTTCGgagacaataatatatatttaagtttAATTGTTCAGAAAAATAAGCAAGTAAAAATATCATGAGGATAAAATAAGTGTTTTGTTACGTGCAGCGTAGAAATGAGAGTTTTTAGAAGTGGAGATGTCTCCAAAGTAGAGAGTTGCTTATGAGTATATTGAAGAGATGAGTGTTCTCTCCGTCCGTGTGTTCTTTGTCtcctctaatattttattttgttggcgattgaaaccattttttataaaagatgaagattaGATGTTAGAGTAGCAGGTAGGTCGTGTAGCCTTACCCTTTCGGTGGAAAGGTGGCACTTTTGTCTCATGATTGTGAGATAAGATATCGACGGGagggtttgtttttgtgttttaaaaatatttatttttttatttttttgtattaaattaatatttttttagtattttcatattgttttgatgcgctgatatcaaaattaatttttaaaaaataaaaaaaaattattttgataccttttcaaataaaaaatattttaaaaagcaaccgcaaccacatttATAAACATCCTCGTAAAAAAACTCATcatattattgtataattaaataaaaattattttaaaaaatcaatattattaagtTTAGTGGatctataaaaaatcaatattattaagtTTAGTCGGATCTATGATTCGAGTTGctgatttaacaagttaatttgTTAATCCGAatcactaaaaatattttaaaataattacctCGGAtgcattaaattttgaattaattataatataataaaaaaatacattagatatatttttttatattgcatgttctttttatatttttaaaaaaatttggtacgAACTACAGAAAAGCTGGTAATTAAGTACCAAACAAAACTAATATCTCAGCCCATGTATCgtatattatcaaaattaatatgatgGATGTACATGAACTTACAGGTTGATTAGATATTTGGAGCAAATCCAAAGAAGATAAGCTACATGGTTGGCTTCGGGTCAAATCATCCGATCCCACCGCATCATGGAGGCGCCTCCATTACATCAAATCAACAAGGACCCAAAAACAGTGAGATATCAAGAAAGTTTTCAACAAAAACGGTACACGTTAAAGGGATATTTGAAATAATGATgataggttttttaaaatattttttatttaaaaatatattaaaataatattttttttatttttttaaaaattatttttattattatcacattaaaatatctaaaaataacaaaaacaaatattaatttaaaaaaaataaaaaaaattccaaattattttaaaaacaaaaaatactttttgaaaCAAAACGAGTCCTTCATTAGTTTTTCATGACAAATTTCCCATTCTCACCTCGAACAAAATAAATGTATTAATCTGGACTTCTCCAATCCATGGATCGATGATTTTATACATAGATGTTGCAAAATCATCAAGACAGCAGATGTATGGTACTTTTTTAGCTTTAGTTTTCTTACTTTCTTTTCCCCTTAAAACGCATAACATAGCTGGACCCGAGCATCGgtcccaaaacaaaacaaatcctcAATTGATGAAGTGAATGGTTGTCCGGAGCTACTCAGTCGCGCTCGTTTCATCCTGGCAAATCCTAATGCATCAATGACTCAATTGAACTATCCTATCAACTCTACCGAAAAGCTTGTGTTCTTGAGATTGCAATCGGCAGTCGGCACTTTAGCAGTTATGGACACAAGCTGATCCAAACCATGAAACATAAAACTAGGTTGGGTGGACAGATA is part of the Populus trichocarpa isolate Nisqually-1 chromosome 2, P.trichocarpa_v4.1, whole genome shotgun sequence genome and encodes:
- the LOC7453907 gene encoding 10 kDa chaperonin 1, chloroplastic; protein product: MKLTTLVPTTTKRSSLSRLKLEALNLVQVCWVLLLVAPQADRVVIRLEDLPEKSSGGVLLPKSAVKFERYLMGEVLSVGAEAGEVEAGKRVLFSDINAYEVDLGTDAKHCFCKAGDLLAVVE